Proteins co-encoded in one Papaver somniferum cultivar HN1 chromosome 5, ASM357369v1, whole genome shotgun sequence genomic window:
- the LOC113279709 gene encoding galacturonosyltransferase 8-like, producing the protein MYLSMLHHVRFYLPEMYPKLRRILFLDDDIVVQRDLTGLWDIDMDGKVNDAVEPCFGSFHHYVQYMNFSHPSIKESFSPEACARAYGMNFFDLDAWRKEKCTEHSTTAGRLW; encoded by the coding sequence ATGTATTTGTCAATGTTGCATCATGTGAGGTTTTACTTGCCAGAAATGTATCCAAAGTTGCGTAGAATTCTCTTCTTGGATGATGATATTGTTGTTCAGAGGGATTTAACTGGGCTGTGGGATATAGATATGGATGGGAAAGTGAATGATGCAGTAGAGCCATGTTTCGGGTCGTTTCATCATTATGTGCAGTATATGAATTTCTCTCATCCTTCGATTAAGGAGAGTTTTAGTCCAGAGGCTTGTGCACGGGCTTATGGGATGAATTTCTTTGACCTTGATGCTTGGAGGAAGGAGAAGTGTACTGAACACAGTACCACTGCTGGCAGACTCTGGTAA
- the LOC113282934 gene encoding putative RNA polymerase II subunit B1 CTD phosphatase RPAP2 homolog has product MAKAELAFTNDAVHTLQLALLGGIQDDHKLFAAGSLISKRDYEDVVTERSISNLCGYPLCNNSLPLERPRKGRYRISLKDHKVYDLQETYMYCSSQCVVNSLAFGGSLQDDRCPVVNSSKVNEVLKLFEDLSLEEEDLGKKKGDLGLSELRILEKMDAKVGEGDWISGPSDAIEGYVPKSDSFAGKGKGLKAKIAAPEKVKGKAVNEMEFMSSVIMGGQFGIPQQSKRSSKTMSEEYNSIVKSQVEIPEASYSASKCGSDINVTDLEEELCAGIDALLQETTLKSSLKSSGSNKLTHSVRWADEKETDNGNESHGNLCHVQEMGDSQGSAESSGSQIGEDMDSSIRLASAEACANALKQAAEVVGCGESDASHAVSEAGIIILPQHMNGGGAEMVVNALEPESAPLKWPTKPGVFNFEVFDSENSWFEPPPEGFSLSLSPFATMYVAVFGWVTSSSLAYIYGREEDSQEEFLSVNGRSYPYKIVLSDGRSSEIKQTLSGCLARALPGLVMDLRVPTPVSFLEQGMSRLIETMSFIDALPSFRMKQWHVIVLLFMDALSVCQIPGLSAHMTGTRMLTHKVLDGAQISSEEYELLKDHIIPLGRLPQFSTQSGG; this is encoded by the coding sequence ATGGCCAAAGCTGAATTAGCATTTACAAATGATGCTGTGCACACGCTACAACTTGCACTTCTTGGGGGTATACAAGATGATCACAAGCTGTTTGCAGCTGGGTCTTTGATTTCTAAAAGGGATTATGAAGATGTGGTGACTGAAAGGTCGATTTCTAATCTATGCGGTTATCCTCTTTGTAACAATTCCTTGCCATTAGAGCGGCCTAGGAAAGGACGGTATCGTATTTCTTTGAAAGACCATAAGGTTTATGACCTTCAAGAGACTTACATGTATTGTTCTTCTCAGTGTGTTGTTAATAGTTTAGCATTTGGGGGTAGTTTGCAAGATGATAGATGCCCAGTGGTGAATTCATCAAAGGTTAATGAGGTTCTCAAGTTGTTTGAggatttgagtttggaagaagaggatttggggaagaagaagggtgATTTGGGATTGTCTGAGTTAAGGATTCTGGAAAAAATGGATGCCAAGGTTGGGGAAGGGGATTGGATTAGTGGTCCTTCAGATGCAATTGAAGGGTATGTTCCCAAAAGTGACTCATTTGCAGGAAAAGGGAAAGGGCTGAAGGCTAAAATTGCTGCTCCAGAGAAAGTGAAAGGCAAGGCAGTGAATGAGATGGAATTTATGAGTAGTGTCATCATGGGGGGTCAATTTGGCATTCCTCAACAGTCTAAACGGAGTTCGAAAACAATGTCAGAGGAGTACAATTCAATCGTCAAAAGTCAGGTTGAAATTCCTGAAGCATCTTACTCTGCATCCAAATGTGGTTCAGATATAAATGTTACTGATTTGGAAGAAGAGCTGTGCGCTGGAATAGATGCTTTGTTACAAGAAACCACATTGAAATCCTCCTTGAAGTCTTCAGGTTCAAACAAATTGACCCACAGTGTTAGATGGGCTGATGAAAAAGAAACTGATAATGGTAATGAGAGCCATGGAAATCTTTGTCATGTTCAAGAGATGGGTGACTCACAAGGTAGTGCTGAAAGCTCAGGTAGTCAGATTGGGGAGGATATGGACAGTTCCATACGTTTAGCATCAGCAGAGGCATGTGCAAATGCTTTGAAACAAGCAGCTGAGGTTGTGGGCTGTGGTGAATCTGATGCCAGTCATGCTGTATCTGAAGCTGGGATCATTATATTGCCACAACACATGAATGGAGGAGGCGCCGAGATGGTTGTGAATGCCCTTGAGCCAGAATCAGCGCCTCTAAAATGGCCAACAAAGCCTGGTGTTTTCAATTTTGAGGTGTTTGATTCTGAAAATTCATGGTTTGAACCGCCACCTGAGGGCTTTAGCTTAAGTTTATCGCCATTTGCGACGATGTATGTGGCAGTTTTTGGATGGGTAACGTCTTCTTCTCTGGCTTATATATATGGGCGCGAAGAGGATTCGCAAGAAGAGTTTTTATCTGTTAATGGGAGATCATATCCTTACAAAATTGTCTTGAGTGATGGGCGTTCTTCTGAAATTAAGCAAACTCTGTCTGGTTGTCTTGCCCGAGCATTGCCAGGACTTGTTATGGATTTAAGGGTGCCAACTCCAGTATCTTTCTTGGAGCAAGGAATGTCCCGCTTGATAGAGACTATGTCGTTCATCGATGCGCTTCCATCGTTCAGAATGAAACAGTGGCATGTGATTGTTCTTTTATTTATGGATGCTCTCTCGGTGTGTCAAATTCCAGGACTCTCAGCACATATGACAGGCACGAGGATGTTAACTCACAAGGTTCTGGATGGTGCCCAGATAAGCAGCGAAGAATACGAGCTTTTGAAGGATCATATTATTCCACTTGGTAGGCTACCCCAATTCTCTACACAGAGTGGAGGTTGA
- the LOC113282935 gene encoding probable magnesium transporter NIPA1, which produces MGISSDNVHGLVLALSSSVFIGSSFIVKKKGLKKAGVNGVRAGAGGHSYLLEPMWWIGMVTMIVGEIANFAAYAFAPAILVTPLGALSIIVSAVLAHFILEEKLHIFGVLGCVLCVVGSTSIVLHAPQEKAMQSVKEVWHLATEPGFLVYACIVVIVVCVLIFLFVPKYGEKNIMVYIGICSLMGSITVMSVKALGIALKLTFSGSNQFVYFQTWFFTVVVVVSCLLQLNYLNKALDTFNTAVISPVYYVMFTTFTIIASIIMFKDWDTQNASQIVTELCGFVTILSGTFLLHKTKDMGDKATEHTIFTNEMASIEPAVFTRQGSSTEPVIFKSQGSSTEPPIFTNQRSSPEPTMYTHSANNSV; this is translated from the exons ATGGGGATTTCTTCGGATAACGTTCATGGCCTTGTATTGGCGTTATCGTCGAGTGTTTTTATTGGTTCCAGCTTTATAGTGAAGAAAAAAGGGTTAAAAAAAGCTGGGGTTAATGGAGTTAGAGCAG GTGCTGGGGGACATTCGTATTTATTAGAACCAATGTGGTGGATTGGAATGGTGACCA TGATTGTTGGTGAAATAGCTAATTTTGCGGCGTATGCATTTGCTCCAGCAATTCTCGTGACTCCCTTGGGAGCTCTTAGTATTATTGTCAG TGCAGTACTAGCTCATTTTATCTTGGAGGAGAAACTCCACATTTTTGGCGTGCTTGGATGTGTTCTTTGTGTGGTGGGGTCAACCAGCATTGTTCTCCATGCTCCACAAGAAAAGGCGATGCAGTCAGTGAAGGAAGTGTGGCACCTCGCTACTGAGCCAG GTTTTCTTGTTTACGCTTGCATTGTAGTGATAGTGGTTTGTGTCCTCATTTTCCTTTTTGTACCAAAATATGGTGAAAAGAATATTATGGTGTACATTGGAATTTGCTCACTAATGGGTTCAATAACG GTTATGAGCGTTAAAGCACTGggaattgctttgaagctaacatTTTCAGGATCGAATCAGTTTGTATACTTCCAAACATGGTTTTTCACTGTGGTGGTGGTTGTGTCCTGCCTCTTGCAGTTGAATTATTTGAACAAG GCATTAGATACATTCAACACTGCTGTCATATCTCCGGTCTATTATGTTATGTTCACTACGTTCACCATCATAGCCAGCATTATAATGTTCAAG GATTGGGATACACAAAATGCATCACAGATTGTAACTGAATTGTGTGGATTCGTAACAATTTTATCGGGAACTTTTCTTCTCCACAAAACAAAAGATATGGGTGACAAGGCCACTGAACATACTATCTTCACAAACGAGATGGCATCCATAGAACCAGCGGTCTTCACAAGACAAGGCTCGTCTACTGAGCCAGTTATCTTCAAAAGCCAAGGATCATCCACAGAACCACCTATCTTCACAAATCAACGTTCATCCCCTGAACCAACTATGTACACACATTCAGCAAATAACTCCGTATAA